The Patescibacteria group bacterium genome segment TTGAAAAGAAGATGAAGTTTGTTGTCTGTACCGCCAGTGGCTAGAAAACTACCATCATCAGCAATATCAACCCCACCTAAGGCTGCCTGAACCTGCCAAGAAGCGACCGGCTGATTCGAGTCTTTGGCAAAGATATAGGCGTTACCCGCAAAAGTAGTTGCCCCAATATATTCACCACTAGGCGTAAAATTAAGGGCTCTCACCGAACTACCACCGGGCACCGGAAATTGCCAAAGAGGTTTGGTTGAGTCCTTGGAAAAAAGAAAAACCGCTCCCCGATCTGATTCCGTCCCAAAAGCGACCAACTGACCATCACTGGAAATTTTGGCCCGATGAACCGGTGAATCCCGAGTCAACATCTCTGATTTCATGATTGGTACATTAGATTCCTTGGAAAAAATATAAGCCCTCCGATCAGGACAGCCCGTGGCTCCAGCAATAAAACTACCGTCAGCAGACAAAGAAACATCATGGAAATTACCCGAACTGTGGTATTGCCATAAAGGTTTCTCGCTCTTGTAATCCCAGAGAATTAAAAGATTAGAATTGAGATTAGCTTCTTCGCCGACAGTTGCCGCCGCCATGTAGCGACCATCCTTAGAAATGGCCACATTATAAGTGTTGCCTATTTGAGCTTGCCAAAGAGGATTATTACTGGTTTTGTCAAAAAAAAGAACCGAATCACCAATCCCAGCAATTATTCTTGAGCCATCACCAGAGATATCAATCCCGCCTTTGACATCACCACCGACTTCACCACCGGTTTGTTCATAAGACCAAATTGGCGCCTTAGGAAAAGCCAGATCAAAAAGATAAATATGGTGGGAAGTTTTAGCGGCTAAATACTTGCCGTCATCAGAGAGGGCCACCCCACCGACCCATTCTTTACCGGTTGGATAGCTTAGAACCCTTTCTCCGGTTTGTTGATTAATGACGGCAATTTCATTCTGATCAAAAGCACTCTCAAACAGAACTGGGCCGTTATCCGGCGAATCAATAATCGAATCCCTAGCCTTACCTAGCCCATTAGAAGCTTCGAAGTAATAGAAGTTAGAGCCTAATTTCTTAGGCACAAACTGATAAATATATTTGACTCCTTTTTGGTAATCATT includes the following:
- a CDS encoding WD40 repeat domain-containing protein, coding for MKKWLPFVFLFLFFFCLASFSLAEEKMNAPSGGMIPKLATTPNDPELLNGHVYPSWGPVCQRYTYSVVYRDKEGRPPQYIQIYFNGQMIDIEKENPEDNDYQKGVKYIYQFVPKKLGSNFYYFEASNGLGKARDSIIDSPDNGPVLFESAFDQNEIAVINQQTGERVLSYPTGKEWVGGVALSDDGKYLAAKTSHHIYLFDLAFPKAPIWSYEQTGGEVGGDVKGGIDISGDGSRIIAGIGDSVLFFDKTSNNPLWQAQIGNTYNVAISKDGRYMAAATVGEEANLNSNLLILWDYKSEKPLWQYHSSGNFHDVSLSADGSFIAGATGCPDRRAYIFSKESNVPIMKSEMLTRDSPVHRAKISSDGQLVAFGTESDRGAVFLFSKDSTKPLWQFPVPGGSSVRALNFTPSGEYIGATTFAGNAYIFAKDSNQPVASWQVQAALGGVDIADDGSFLATGGTDNKLHLLFKDSQEKKEVSFDEYVEEIDISGNGKYIAVGTGGSVYFFESFSKDEGKVFPCEEIIEPEPEGAMLDVDSNIREGKENKLPSLAIFFGLGTLVSLLALGFYFALVRFNLLRKPEESRLKISKKVIIPLAVLTGLFLILALFFGLKDFRENSKIPSGFPLEESSPSGSQEVCGNTFCEPNLGETKESCSQDCSMGD